ATCACAACATCAGCTTTCTTTGCTGTTTCGATGGCTTCCTGAAAACCCTTTTTATCAAGCGATTTTACGCCACAACCTTCAGCATGCAGGACATTTCCTTTTCCGAGAAGATTTTCGAGTCCCTCAAATTGTGAGACTACATCGCTGTTGTCATCCCAGCCGACAGACCATCCGCCGAGCATGTCGGTTTCAGATTTAGCGAGGGGTCCTATCAAGGCAACCTTTTTATTCTTCGAAAGGGGGAGTGTTTTATTTTCGTTTTTCATTAGAACGATGCTTTTCTTAGCCATATCCCTTGCTGCTTTTCTGTTTTCCGGGTCAGAAAGTGCTTTGATTTCTCTTTCCTCGTTCGTAAAACGATAGGGATCATCAAACAAACCGAGTTCAAATTTTTTCCTAAGGATTCTCCTCACAGCATCGTCAACAATTGTAATAGGCACATCCCCGTTTTTGACCAGCTCTGCAAGGTGATCTCTGTAGGAGTAGGTTTCCATGTCCATATCATTTCCGGCGAGTATTGCTTTTTTCGCTGCGTCGTATTTGTCGAGAGCATAGCCATGCGGGATCATTTCGCCGATTGAATTCCAGTCACTTACGACAAAGCCGTTAAATCCCCACTCACCCTTAAGGATTTTTCTCTGCAGAAAAGCACTGCCCGTAGCGGGAACTCCGTTTAAATCGTTAAAGCTGTTCATAAAGGTGGCGGCACCTGCATCTGAGGCAGCCTTGAAAGGAGGAAGGTAGGTCTGTCGAAGAGTTCTTTCACTCATATCTGTTGAATTGTAATCCCGTCCTCCGACCGCTGCTCCGTAAGCTGCAAAATGCTTCACACACGCCATCACAGCGTCGAGACTTCCGAGACCTTTTCCCTGAAATCCGATCACTCTTGCCGCGGCTATAAGGGAACCAAGGTATGTGTCCTCGCCTGCACCTTCCATTATTCTGCCCCATCTCGGATCTCTCGCAATATCCACCATCGGAGCGAAGGTCCAGTTGATCCCGCTCGAAGCGGCCTCGTAAGCAGCAACTCTCGCCGCTTTTTGAATGGCAGCAAGATCCCAACTCATCGACTCTGCCAAAGGAATGGGGAAAGTGGTTTTGTAGCCATGAATAACATCAAGTCCGAAGAGGAGTGGTATTTTAAGTCTTGACTGCATTGCCAGTTCCTGAAGAGCACGAATTTTTTTAGCTCCGAGAATATTCAATATGGCACCCATTTTTCCGGCTTTAATGTCGTCCAGTTTGTTTCCTTCAGGTGAGGCAGGACCTGTATTCCATGAAAGACTCACCTGATGCAACTGCCCGGCTTTTTCTTCGAGGGTCATTATGGAAAGGAGGGAATCAATCTTTTTCTCTATAACAGGATTTTGGGAATGTATTGGACTGTATAATATTATAGCAATTAAAATTGCGATACAGAATTTTGAGATATTTGTGTTCATAGAACTTTTCCGGTAGATATTCTGAAAGTAAATTTATTTAAAGTCAGTGTATTTTGTTGCATGCATTGATCCGCCCGAATTAAACATTACTGCTCCTGTGAAAAAATTACAAATGCAAGAAAAGTTGCTGCCAGGCAGATTATAAGAGACATACCAATATTCAGTCCGGCAAGAGTATATTCGGAATTTCGCAAGAGATTGAAGGTTTCCAATGAGAAAGTGGAAAAAGTAGTGAATCCACCACAGAACCCTACTGTGAGGAAAAGTCTCAAATCCTGAGAAATTAAACCCCTGTCGCTTAGTCCGAAGATTGTGACACCGATAATAAAACTTCCCGCAAAATTCACCATCATCGTCCCGAAGGGAAAAGTTGCCGGTAAAAAGTTGTTAACCACATTCGAAAGCCAGTAGCGGAGCACTCCACCAAGCACAGAACCAAGCGCGACTAAAAGATATGACATAGAAATTAGAGAGTTATTTAATCAGTAAATTTAATGAAACAATTTCGTAGATTGAGAATTATTTTAATTCAAATATATGCAATTTAATTTCTATATAGCCCTTCTTTTTATCGCATTTTTACTTTCTTTGTTACTTTCGATTGCTGTTTTTCGGAGGAAAGGGACAGTCAGAGGAGGGAACCACTTCTTTTTAATGATTGTCGCTGTTTCCATCTGGTGTTTCGGTGGAACATTCGAACAGGCAGTCACGACTGTAGAAGCGAAAACATTCTGGTCGGTCTTCACTTATCTTGCAATTCCGTTAATCCCTTTTGCATTCTTGTCATTTGTTCTTCGATTCACCCAATCTTCGGGCTTTCATATAAAATTGACCAAAATACTGTTTTATATTTTCCCGGCGACAGCCTTCATTGCAGCAGCAACCAACGGTTATCACAAACTTCTTTGGCCCACAGTTACACTTTCAAATGGAGCGGCAGGTATCACCGCTGATTACGGGCATGGTCTGTTTTTCTACATCGTGGTATTGGTTACATACTCTGCAGTAGGAGCAACAATTCTTCATCTTCTAAGGGGGATATGGTCTTTCTCGGGTGTTTTCAGAAAGCAACTTATACTCCTGCTTATTGCACAGCTTTTACCAATTTCGGTAAATGCGGTTTATGTTTTTTATGGTGAGTATATCGGATATATCGATCCAACACCGGTAGCGTTCGCCGTTACAGGGATGTTAATTTCAACAGCAATCTTCAAGTACTCATTTCTCGATCTTATTCCTGTCGCCCGAAATATTTTGTTCGATAATCTGAATGAAGGGATTATTGTACTTGACAGTGAAGGAAGAATAATCGATGTGAACA
The nucleotide sequence above comes from Ignavibacteria bacterium. Encoded proteins:
- a CDS encoding glycoside hydrolase family 3 C-terminal domain-containing protein; the protein is MNTNISKFCIAILIAIILYSPIHSQNPVIEKKIDSLLSIMTLEEKAGQLHQVSLSWNTGPASPEGNKLDDIKAGKMGAILNILGAKKIRALQELAMQSRLKIPLLFGLDVIHGYKTTFPIPLAESMSWDLAAIQKAARVAAYEAASSGINWTFAPMVDIARDPRWGRIMEGAGEDTYLGSLIAAARVIGFQGKGLGSLDAVMACVKHFAAYGAAVGGRDYNSTDMSERTLRQTYLPPFKAASDAGAATFMNSFNDLNGVPATGSAFLQRKILKGEWGFNGFVVSDWNSIGEMIPHGYALDKYDAAKKAILAGNDMDMETYSYRDHLAELVKNGDVPITIVDDAVRRILRKKFELGLFDDPYRFTNEEREIKALSDPENRKAARDMAKKSIVLMKNENKTLPLSKNKKVALIGPLAKSETDMLGGWSVGWDDNSDVVSQFEGLENLLGKGNVLHAEGCGVKSLDKKGFQEAIETAKKADVVILTLGESRDMSGEAQSRSDITIPGVQEELAEAIFALGKPVVVLINAGRPLVFDKIAKKANAILYTWFLGSEAGNAIADVLYGAYNPSAKLTVSFPRSVGQVPIYYDHFNTGRPSMTDIPSKDFRTGYTDLKQSPEYPFGYGLSYTTFKYDGLNTSKVEMKADGKVEFTCMVTNTGDIAGEEIVQFYIRDRVASLVRPVKELKDFAKIYLKPGESKKVSFIVDKEKLSFYNEKLDWVAEPGMFDIMIGASSADIRLSAELKLVK
- the crcB gene encoding fluoride efflux transporter CrcB; amino-acid sequence: MSYLLVALGSVLGGVLRYWLSNVVNNFLPATFPFGTMMVNFAGSFIIGVTIFGLSDRGLISQDLRLFLTVGFCGGFTTFSTFSLETFNLLRNSEYTLAGLNIGMSLIICLAATFLAFVIFSQEQ